The Lasioglossum baleicum chromosome 18, iyLasBale1, whole genome shotgun sequence genomic sequence GTTATCCAAAATAGACAATAGACCGATCATCGGATTCAGTACCTCTCGATAAGTCTACTTTTTTATGGTTTTCTCCTTTTATTTGCGTTTCAAACTGATTCAAGAAAATGCACACTTGTATTTTGTAACGTGATTCGTCGAATTATTCGGACGATCCGCAATATTTGATTTTGGAGATAAAGGATTCATGACCAAATTGCTCGCCTTCAAGTAAATAAATCAAAGTGTGCAACCTGTTACATCTTTTGGTCTTTGCTGTGCCAGAAATGTGTTCATGCTTTTCTTGATGTACACTACAGATAGAACGTGACTTGAAAACGTGAGAATGTTTATAAAAAcagcatttttattataaattaaatgtaCATTAAATATGTCCaattattagtcatttttaattcttattaatgattttattatttgtttatatgtacttacttgtGTACACATGAGCATATCAAGTTTTCTAAGTAGGTAGATATTAATAGCACATATTTGTTAGTTTACAATCTAAAGATATTTAACATTGTTTATGcttctataataatttatacattatctacttatttataaattattattgatacgCCAAtctttacatatacatatactgtaGGACATGTGTAATCAAAATGTCTATATATGTAGCACTTGTTTTGTTGGTAATTGCGTAAagatacatatttataattagTCTATGAATATCTATTCAAATTTGTATTGTTATAAATCCACGGACAAATGATtaaacagaaattcatttcatttattaggtatagtatgtgaaataacatatataaatatacgagAAACAGAATTGTAATTGTTCAGATACAATTTTTTCGAGTATTCGAGTTACAagtttctttcttgttttcagGAATTGATTTTAAAATAAGAACGATAGAATTAGACGGCAAGAAAATAAAACTACAGATATGGTAAGTATTGCATTGcgcgaattaaaaaataaaatcatgtTCAATTCATAGAAAACATTCTTGTATTCATTCAACAATTAATTGAatgaaatatacattttttttggaTGTTTTAAAGGGATACAGCCGGCCAAGAAAGGTTTCGTACAATAACTACAGCGTACTATCGTGGTGCAATGGGAATAATGTTAGTCTACGATGTGACCAATGAGAAGAGCTTCgagaatataaaaaattggaTTAGGAACATTGAGGAAAATGCGTCGGCAGACGTTGAAAAAATGCTGCTGGCCAATAAGTGCGAGCTCACAGAAAAGCGACAGGTTTCGAAGGAGCGGGGAGAACAACTAGCTGTCGAGTATGGAATCAAGTTCATGGAAACCTCGGCCAAGTCCAGCATTAATGTCGAAGAGGCATTTTACACTCTTGCACGAGACATTAAAGCCAAAATGGAAAAGAAACTGGTAAAtacttttcaaaaatatatacattgTTTATTGAGAACATTCGGAATTCCATGAAATAGTAAAGAAAATAGTTTATCCATATACAGAATGAAAGGAATCAATACTTACCgtgtttgaaaataatatattagattATTATTAGCCTTCCAGTAATAgtaatcactagacagcggatttcgtgcgtttatgacaaaaatgaataggtgtaatttaaaacagtaaaagtattagaagaatttcaagatACTGTTAAGGTACAAAATTTTTGTATcgtataaagatccactgtctagtagtcaaatgaaaaatgaattccAAATTCATCTTCCCTAGGAACAAATAaatactaaattgaatgttagttTTTAATTTTGTTGTTAATATCCGCGACAATATGTACTTTaggaatgtaaataatatttccaGTAAAGGGTTAATCAAATTCGAATGTAAAAGAGATACATCAAATTTAAAACTGAGTAtaagaaattttgaaacaatGCATGGTAACATTAGATACAATATTACAATTCTTAACAGAAAAATACTTTCTCCTTTTCTATCTCTTCTCGTCTTTTCTGTCTTCTTTGCTGTAAAGTCACTTCCGGTTTATCAAAGAGCACCAGTTTCTATTATGATGGCGAGTATATCACTTCAGTCTTTCAAGTTAATAAAAATGCTGATGCCAAACATGGTGGGTGTAATCAATATTCAACACCTATATACAAATCTATAGCTGTGGCTCGTGTAAAGACTGTGGGTGTGTTGAAACACTCGTAGCTACGTGCacagaaatatcataaaattttAATGTTCTATATTGTTTATCATATTGCTGGAAGGTTAAAAAGCCAGAGTACATTTTATTGAACTATTTTACAGGATATAAGAAATCAAGCAAGTGTATGTCGCGTAGTTTATTTCGAAGATAAATATAGAATTCGATTGAATCACTTGCCGATGTTGAAACCAATGTAATATTTTTATCTACGTGTAATTTAGTTGCTTTTACAGATTTGTTATAGCAAATAGTTTTACATTGATTAACCAccattttttttgtttcctgTGTCTGTTTCTCTGTGTTTGGTGCTGGTCGGTCTCTGCAGAAGGTAACTTTTCCCCCTCTCTATGTACTTTTGTTTTGCATACCTTTTTGAAGTTTGATTATTTATATTGCTGAACTCTGTGTCAGGTTATGAAAATTTcccattaattgaaataattcatattcattgtgaactaacataTTACGTAGATTTCTTTTGAGTTAATATTTTCTAATCGAATGTAAGCAGTAGAGTCGAATAGAAGTgtgaataaatattagaatGAAGTACTTTTTACGAGTACTGTGATTAACAGATTATGCTATTGTACGTTCGATTTCAGTTCATTCAGCAATTTATGTAATCAAGAAATTTCTCGTTTTCCCAAAGTATCACTTTACCAAAATAACCATGGTGCATTGAATCGAGCTTGAACAAAATAAAACCTGACACCATTAtgtaatattttttgtaattttatgtCTGCCTTGTCTTATATAACCAGACGTATGCTATTCAATTTATGTATGCATGTACCAATACAACGAACATACTGGCCACTGCTTTCAATATTTATCCATGAACTTTCCATTAACAATTCTACTCTTACATGGACAAATTATTTCTGCTTACTCTCACTTTTTCTTAACATGTTTCCTCAAATGTAACCTTTGTCACTAACAACAAAAAAGGAATGACTGTAATCATTCTATGACAGCTCTTTCATCAGAGTGAGTCATGGAAAAGTGTAATACCCCTTAAATATTTCTTTACCGATTTGGAAATCTATTCGCGCAACACAAAAATGTAATATGGCATACTccctttttttttgttacacTTCATATTATCAAATCCTCCGGAAATAATcgggaaacatttctattgatATTGTATTGTTGTATTTGTATGATAATTAGAGgtatgcgagaacccgaaagTGTTGGGTCAAGAATTTTATTCGGGATCGGGACAGGTTCTCGAGAATTTCTGggatttccgaaattttcgagaacctgTCCTGATCCCGAATAAAATTCTCGACAGTGCGTACTCTAacaatgcaaatgggttaaggtggtagactcgtttccaggattgcaagggtgcgggatgcgccttctcatttgtcaataatgcaaaaatggagtttttgattgataaaaaatcaatctaggccgcgatcaccCTGAAAAGTCCTATATTTAgggcatgtagctgtcgcagctttataaaaatagttatATGCGCATTTTtatgctgtcgaataatgcaaattgcgtctcgtaaacgtaaaaatagaaattttgagggcgattgcggcctcgattgatcttttatctagcacttttgactactaaaaaatctcatctttgcattatcgagaaatgagaaggcgcatctcgcacccttgaaatcctggaaacgagagtctacccccttaatcttGATATTGAATGTTATGTTCGCTTGGagacagtggcgcacccaggatgtaatcttgggggggggcgagttgaacccagccccaggttttgcgtgatgacctttttttaagccaaaatatctatcatcggtacccagggctattccgcgattttaattttggaagctgaacatttttttcttggtgggggacttggccccctggctccccccctgGATGCGCCACTGCTTGGAGATACGATGTTGACTAATGTAATTGTGTTGGAACAGGAGGCGTCAAATCCACCAAAGGGAGGCGGACACCAGTTGAAAGCATCCGAGCCACAGAGGAAGCCACCAAGTTGGCTCGCACGATGCTCCATACTCTGACCCTTTGGCCGGCATTACCTTGACCGTCACCTTTTACTCTTCACCTTCGGTCTCCTTCACTCGCTTCAGGACGCGAGTGTCTCTGTGATTTTACTCCTTGATGGCCACCTTCGTTTGCCTCCGTCGCTGCCGGTCTCTCTTTTTTACTGATTACTCATAGGAGCTCTTTTTATCCTGGAGGAGAAACAcacttccctctctctctctctctctctctctttctctccctccctctcaatCTCTCTAACTATCCCTCTctcaagaaaaaaaaaggaaaaatcatATTTAAGGATTCTCAAAGGAAACGATCATCGCGGATTGTGAtaattttttgataattttctAAACGACGTCGAGAAAAGAAAGCGATTTGAAAACAGAAAATCCGAAAACATAACCACAAACATTCATTCCCCTTTGCCTAATCTCATAAAGAGTATAAATATCGGTAACAAGATAATCCTGGGTGTGTGATTTAAAAATTAAGAACCTCAGCGAGTGGGTGAACGATGGACGACAAGACATGATAGAATTTATAATAGTCAAAGGGGATGATTTGAATTGTTGTGACGCACGATCAACGAATAATTTTAGAATGAAAATCGACGCCGAGTGATCTTTTCAAAATGGAACACGGTCAACGTTCTTTTTCATTGTTTGGAAGAGGACTCCTGGAGCTGTGAAAGTTTGTTTCATTCGGGGAAGACCAACGGTGATTGTTAATGTAAACGTTTACAGAGAATACTTCTGAAAGCAATAACATAGAAAAAGATTGTGTTTATTTGCATGccgttcttctttctttttttcttttaaacgaGATGCGTTTCGATGAGTGCACAAAAAGAGATTCAGGTTGAAATCAAGTAGCGTGAATGAAGGAACATATGAAAAGTTGTACGATACTGTTGCTACACACTGCAATGTTTCTCCTCCATTTCTCAAACGATCAAGGGGTACGATCGAGTTTTTTAAACACACGTCTGTATTCACTTTATTTAAACGATTCGAAGGGGGAGAGGAATTTCTCTCGTGAACCGGAAGAGAAATCCCATTCTCTTCCCTTTTATAGTAGCTCGAGGATATTTGTTTATAACAAGAAGAAGAGGGTACGGATAGGTAAAACAATGGGCGgtcattttttatatataaatatataaataaatatacatatatacatatacacgcgTTGTTCACGCATGCACGCGCACGcgtgtgtatatatacatatatatataatacacatTGTCAAGTTAGCTTTTTCACCGAATCGAAGGGGAATCTTCATTAATTAACTCATTAATTAATTAGCGCAAATTCGTGACTCGAAGAGAGGACtctttcgattttctttcacTTATTTCCTCTTTCTATTgttgaagtaattaaaaaaaaagataaataagtaaaaaaggtGGAACACGGACTTCGTCTTCGTCTGAAACGCTTGTTGTAATAGTTTTTCGAGGAAACAGAGGGTtctcttttttttaatataatatacatatacgagaAAAAGGGGTTCCGATCTGTTTCCACTTATACTTAAATATACgattattataatacattttatattaatcCTATCCGTCTTCGTTTATTGTTGAAACCCGCCTTCCCTAATTCTTCGATGACAAACGATTTTTTTTATCGTCGCATTAGTATCATCGTCTGTGTTATCGTTTCGTTAAGGTTTTGTATTAATGCATCTATATCTAGAACTGCAATTAacagaaatttcattttttaatcgtacagcTTTACTATATTACAAAACCTCTACGAACTGcttatttgaatgaaatttttcgtAGTATTAATTCAAAAGATTATGCTTCCattaagtttttacaattaaacTAAGTAGAGatattcgatattaattaaacggaggagattaaattgaaagggCAACGAATTAATAGCTAAATATTCCTTAAAGCCGTACATCACAACAATAACGTTACtgtgtatataaaattattaataattttttaatcattttgtaatGACCAGCAATGTAACTTTATTTAAGAATATAATATTATCAACTTCAACGAACATATCACTTACCAGATGTATcgacaaattaaaataaatgttgttAATCAACACAGCACTCGGATTATTACTTTTCCTGATGATTAGCAGTGTTGCAGTGTGTGCTAGTGTTCATATATGTTAATTCTtggaaaattttgtttatattttcttcGATCAATACAGAGCCTTGCATTTTAGATTTCATCTCCAATAACATTTCTTTTAGctaaaataaatcaaataatacataatatctTTTCTTATCGTATTATAATTATTCCATTAGATATGTtgcaatataaattttaaaaatcattcGTGTAGCCGCACCATGTACCTTGAAGCATAAACTTTCTATTTCTGgatgcaattttttattgacAGATAATGATTTCGAATCATTCAACGAGATGGTCATTAACTTGTGCTGTAGATCTTTGATCTCTGCTCTATTTTTTTGGTTTATCGCATGGAAACAGAGACCGAACGATTGCAGGCGTTTGTTTAAACTGACTATTGTTTTCCCACTTTCTAACAAATATTTATgctctttcgaaattttcgcgAAGTTTCTTAAACATAACAGCAACAAAAAACgagtaaaaatatattattgattTTCACAAATTAAAAGGTTATGTGTACAAACTTGAAATTCTATAAATTAAGCAAATAATTAATAAGAGCTAAGTGATTATAAATATTATCCTACATGTCAATGTGTGCAATAAGTCTCTCATTGTCGTTTCTATAATCAATTAATGTTTTTTCTAATTCGTCTTTCCTTTGAATTTCCCGCTGCAATGTTTTCTGCAAGCTCTCCgctttaattttgaattttgcgGCTTCTGTTTGACTGAACAGAGCTTCTTTTGACAAAGTGTTGCGCTCCTTAGTGACAGTTTCGTAGTTGATTATTAGATTCGATTGATCAATTTTATAGCGTATGTTCTCTTCTTCCAAATGATTAATCGTTTCCATTGCTAATTGCAGACGAGCTTGTAATTCTTGCGATGCTCTTCGTTCATTTTGCAAAAGCGATTCTTTCGAACAAAGTTGCTCGCGAATGAGAAGATATTCcttttctaatttattaaattcagTCTACAATGAAGATACATATTTTAAGATGAGGCAGAAAAGAGTAAATACGAAAATCATGCTCACTTTGGTTAGCTGAACTTCAGAAATCATTTCCTGAAATATCTTCTCAAAATGAGAAATATCTGGACCGTTCGGTAGAATGTTATTCATCTTTTTATCACAATTGCTCACtgttaatcaattttaatcgatttaGAACTCCGTGCTCCGTGTCGACTGTAACGTTCTTGTTTTTGAAAGCGCGCTGAGTTAGAAATGTAATTCCGTATCTCGATCGATATATCTCGAACTAGACAAAAATGCCGCGAAAAGATTTGAAATTTCGATTTGACAATAAGCAATAATCACCTTCATTTTTCTATGTatctttttattaataaagaagGGGAGACAGTTTGCTAATTATTTCTAATTAGATAATAAAGTGAAACAACCATATACGtacaagaaatatttaatttcatagaaatcgtAAGTCAATATatattcgataaaaattttattctttacatCAATGGCTATCCATAAATTGAATATCCGATAGTAATAAAACTGTATTTGGTAGCGGTCTCGGTTGAGGACTCAGGACTGTGAACGTTTGCCTTTCTACATCTACATTGGTGCTGCGaatagaaaaaacattttctaaaTATGCAAAATTACTCTTCAATgcgttaataaatataaattgagaaaattgtaattcttaCACACAGACAAACCCAGCAACGTTGGTTTGCACTACATCGTCCTCTGGCGAATCTGCGAACGAGACTGACAGTAAATGATGAAGTAAGTTAGGTCCGGGTGCAACAGCCActaattttgttaaattatcTTCCGCTTTCATTCCGAGTGGCATACAGGACGCAGGCAACACCGGAGCACCAATTTTGTACAACCTAGCCTCGCTCCATTTCACTTCGAAACTGTGAGGATAAAGTGGAGTCCTGGATCCATAAAAATATTCCCTAACTCCTTGATCTCTGGCCTCTATCCTCTGCGTTTGACTCCTCTCCACCACACCGCCGCTTTTCGGCACGAAAACAACTCTGACAAAATCTGGCATGTCCCTAACGAGTTCGTTGTAAAGTCTTTCTTGATCTAGTACCAAAATAGCGTCAACTTCAAAAGCCTGAGCAGCATGAGTCAATAATTTATACCCGTCTCCTTTCACCCATCCGCAAGTGTTTATCACAATCCCGGAAACTCTAGCCTTTTTGTTAGCTTGGAGTCTATCGGAACAGACTTCTGCTAATCGTGTTACTAGGAGATTGTACAGAGCAACATTGGTTTGCGGAGATTTGTGTCCGAAGTGGAATACCAACGGTGCTTGCTGACTGAAACCCTCGACAATGTTCGATGGACGTTCAACAAGCAGAGCTCCAACTGTACCAGGTATCGCTATATGACCTTGTCCCACATCTAAATCTACAAAAATAGGTCTACGACCCATTCTGACTGCATAGTTCAGCAGAAGCCTGCAGAGCGTTGATTTTCCAACGTCGCAGGGTCCTACTACCATTGTTATAGGTCCTCTAGTGTCGTCTTTCTCTGCAGTTTCTCTGAGCCTTTCCATCGCAGCGTGGCAATTTAGATACAGACCCATTGGAGTCTCTTTGGCAACGTAACTGACATCGGTTTTGCCGACTAGCTCGACTGTACAACCTTGCCAGGTGAACACTGCTACCTTAGCTCCAGCAATGAATTCATACTTCTTCCCTTTCACCAGTTCTGTACCAAATACCTCTGCTAAACCGCTTTTGAGCTGCAAAATAACGACTGCATTTAAAACTGAAAATGGATTTTATCTAATATAGCATAGTATAGAAGAATGATAAAtatactgcggatatttatgcaaaataaaaatgttttgcattgattgtgggaagcaggaataaagtaaacattgatttcatcccttaacgactttgttgcattaaaaacaacattacagcattcttGAATTTGTTCGATCTTATCCCGTTTCATGATGATAATCactaatgataaataattacctCGAGCGTAACTTTCTCATTTTTAGACTCAACTTCGAACCGCAACTCGCAGTCCGGGTCCAATTTGAATTCTTGCGTTTGTGCTTTCTCATCAGCCATTTTGTTAACATAAATCACACCTGCTTATCGCATTGCCTTTTAATGGAATTTATTTAACGTTTTCTCAGCGAACCAATTTTTGTTTGACTTTTCCCTCGTATTGAATTATTTACATAGCTGCATAGCGCACCCTAACCTCAAATCCGTTTACACTATCGATGTTGTTCGATAACGATTATCGAGATATTTGTGCATAGCTATAGTATCGATTGTCACAAAGGTTAGTGAACTTATGCTACTAAAAGTACCTAGATGATTGGTTTGTCAATGTGGAATTAAAAAAGACAtttgttaaatttatattattggaTAAAGTTTCTTGTGTCTATCTACctaatcaattatatttattagaccATATTGATACAAGAAACGAGGCTACGTGTCATTTTTCTTAGGGAGTTTTATATAATTAGAGTGGTACGACAGGTTGCTTACTTTATAGCGATTCTAATTTTGTTCATTGCTGTACCGGTGCCACGCGTCGCGGTTCGACACAACCTTAAACGTcagaataattacaaaaatgacGATGTTTACGGTAATTGGCAAGTTCTGGAACGAATATACGAAAACCACACCGAAGAAGCTTAAAATAATAGACGCTTATCTATTTTATGTGTTCCTAACCGGTGTCATACAATTCGTTTACTGCTGTCTTGTTGGAACGTTCCCGTTCAACAGCTTTCTCAGTGGATTTATTTCCTGTGTTTCCTGCTTCGTCCTCGGAggtattttattcattataatTCATACTCCAACCGATAAACTCatactcctattgtaatatcgATTCATAGATTGCTCGGATCAATTATCAAGTTTAGATATCCTATCAATATGTCTGACAATCTCCCCTATGATATTGGTCGATGTAGTTATCAATTAGAATATTAAACACATCGTTTCTTTGTTTGTTAAATTATCGGTTCGTATTTTTTGTTACAGTTTGCTTACGACTGCAAGTGAATCCACAGAATAAAAGCCAGTTTCATGGGATAAGTCCTGAGAGGGGATTCGCAGATTTCATATTTGCGCACATTATTCTGCACATTGTCGTAATGAATTTCATTGGTTAAACTTAGGTAACAAATTTGTGAAACTTTCTTATAAAACGTTCACGGTGATCAGAGTTGACCGCTACAAAAATGTCTATACAGTTACACACAAGTGATTGTAATTACATTTGCAACTCGCAATTAAAAGTAATagattaaaattgatttttgtaagattaataaatgaattcaatgttCAGACTCAAAATCGTCATTCGATAAATTCACTGCTAATCATCATAGATTTAAATGCATTACATTCGTAGAAAGTCTTATTAACTAGATCAGACAATAGCATACTCCAAGAActataaattgttatttaatgAATCAACGAATGAGTTCTGCATGATAGagcataaaattttattcaattgttTTAGTGGTAACTAAATACGGCTATATtacatttatttacataatGCTATAATATATTTGTAGGTCTAGCACTTTCAGctacaaattaaaaaagaaacaagatGCAAAGACATAGTAAACTTCTTCTTCACTCGTCCTTATATTACATAAATAACAAACTACCCaattatttttacaaaattttgttaTCTCAGAGGGATAGgaaaattatatattacataCACAGTGTTGTTTGTGACAAAGAAATCATTTGACGGCATTTATGCAATTCACAAATACTTTGACCACGTCGTACAATGTCCTCCTTCTACAACATTGGAGAACTTAGTTTGTTCTGCTCTACGAAAACATCTACACTTTTGCATTATATACACTGAGtatttaaataatacatgatATTACTTTTCCATCGTTTCTACTATGTGTAAAAAGGTCATTACAAAAATTGATTCATTCGTGTGTCGTTAATAGCTGGTACTAAATTCATCTGTTTGTCGACTACTGAAATTCTGTTTGAATCGAATCAGACATATAAAAATGAAGTGTTTTTCCTCTCTCAAATATTCAGATAGTCAACACTCCGATATTGGAACAGAAGAAAAGTTCGTAGCTGTTTGTTGGAATTGCAGTATAATTTAAGCGTACAGG encodes the following:
- the Rab8 gene encoding RAS oncogene family member Rab8 codes for the protein MAKTYDYLFKLLLIGDSGVGKTCVLFRFSEDAFNTTFISTIGIDFKIRTIELDGKKIKLQIWDTAGQERFRTITTAYYRGAMGIMLVYDVTNEKSFENIKNWIRNIEENASADVEKMLLANKCELTEKRQVSKERGEQLAVEYGIKFMETSAKSSINVEEAFYTLARDIKAKMEKKLEASNPPKGGGHQLKASEPQRKPPSWLARCSIL
- the Cbc gene encoding protein CLP1 homolog isoform X1, with protein sequence MADEKAQTQEFKLDPDCELRFEVESKNEKVTLELKSGLAEVFGTELVKGKKYEFIAGAKVAVFTWQGCTVELVGKTDVSYVAKETPMGLYLNCHAAMERLRETAEKDDTRGPITMVVGPCDVGKSTLCRLLLNYAVRMGRRPIFVDLDVGQGHIAIPGTVGALLVERPSNIVEGFSQQAPLVFHFGHKSPQTNVALYNLLVTRLAEVCSDRLQANKKARVSGIVINTCGWVKGDGYKLLTHAAQAFEVDAILVLDQERLYNELVRDMPDFVRVVFVPKSGGVVERSQTQRIEARDQGVREYFYGSRTPLYPHSFEVKWSEARLYKIGAPVLPASCMPLGMKAEDNLTKLVAVAPGPNLLHHLLSVSFADSPEDDVVQTNVAGFVCVTNVDVERQTFTVLSPQPRPLPNTVLLLSDIQFMDSH
- the Cbc gene encoding protein CLP1 homolog isoform X2; the protein is MADEKAQTQEFKLDPDCELRFEVESKNEKVTLELKSGLAEVFGTELVKGKKYEFIAGAKVAVFTWQGCTVELVGKTDVSYVAKETPMGLYLNCHAAMERLRETAEKDDTRGPITMVVGPCDVGKSTLCRLLLNYAVRMGRRPIFVDLDVGQGHIAIPGTVGALLVERPSNIVEGFSQQAPLVFHFGHKSPQTNVALYNLLVTRLAEVCSDRLQANKKARVSGIVINTCGWVKGDGYKLLTHAAQAFEVDAILVLDQERLYNELVRDMPDFVRVVFVPKSGGVVERSQTQRIEARDQGVREYFYGSRTPLYPHSFEVKWSEARLYKIGAPVLPASCMPLGMKAEDNLTKLVAVAPGPNLLHHLLSVSFADSPEDDVVQTNVAGFVSPM
- the Dad1 gene encoding dolichyl-diphosphooligosaccharide--protein glycosyltransferase subunit translates to MTMFTVIGKFWNEYTKTTPKKLKIIDAYLFYVFLTGVIQFVYCCLVGTFPFNSFLSGFISCVSCFVLGVCLRLQVNPQNKSQFHGISPERGFADFIFAHIILHIVVMNFIG